From Kaistella polysaccharea:
TCGACGCTCTTCCGCAGCCAGGTGGTCAATTAACTGAACTTTACCCTAAAAAACCCATTTTTGATATTCCAGGATTCCCCGCAATAAATGCAGGTGCATTGGTTGATAATTTAATGGAACAAATTAAGCAGTTTCAGCCTGGTTTTACATTAGGCGAAACCGCACAAACATTGACCAAACTTGAGGACGGAACTTTCGAAGTCATCACCAATAAAGGAACTGTACATCATGCTAAAGCGGTCGCGATTGCAGGCGGATTAGGAACTTTTGAGCCGAGAAAACCTGTACTGGACAACTTGTCAGCTTATGAGGAAAATGGGGTGGAGTATTTTATAAAAGAACCTGAGCATTTGCGTAATAAAAAAGTAGTGATCGCTGGAGGTGGTGACTCCGCTTTAGACTGGAGTATTTTCTTGGCAGATATCGCCAGTGAAGTAACTTTGATTCATCGACGTAATGAATTCCGTGGAGCATTGGATTCTGTAGAAAAAGTTCAGGCGTTGAAAGATCAGGGAAAAATACACATGATGACTCCGGCAGAAGTAAGAGGTTTGAAAGGCGACGGAAAACTGAGCGCCATCACCATTGAAAAAGAAGGGGAAATTTTCGATCTCGAAACCGATTATTTTATTCCACTTTTTGGTTTAACTCCAAAATTGGGAGATATTGCCAATTGGGGTTTAGAAATTGAAAAAAATGCAATTGTTGTAAATAACGCTCTGGATTATCAAACGAATATTCCTGGAGTTTACGCCATTGGAGATGTTAACACCTATCCTGGGAAATTAAAACTGATTTTATGTGGTTTTCACGAAGCTACATTGATGTGTCAAAGTGTTTACAACATGCTGAATCCTGGTAAAAAGTTCGTCTTAAAATATACCACCGTGAGCGGAATCGATGGTTTTGACGGAAGTCGCAAGGAAGCAGAGAAAGCAGTGGTAATGAAAATTGACTAATAAAGAGGAAGTAAAAAGTAAAAAGAATCAAGTACAAGACAATGCAGGACATTACGCTCAAAATTACTGACCGAAACGGAGATTTACATGAAGTGGTTGCGCCCACCGATATGTCGATGAATTTGATGGAAGTTATCCGGTCTTACGAATTGGCAGAAGAAGGTACAATTGGTGTTTGTGGCGGAATGGCGATGTGTGCATCATGCCAGGTTTATGTGGTGGAAGGTTCAGATAAACTGACCGAAATGGGCGCTGAAGAAGACGCGATGCTGAGTGAAGCATTTTATGTTCAGGAGAACAGCAGACTTGGCTGTCAGATACATATTACAGAAGATATTGACGGTTTAGAAGTTGCCATTGCACCGTATCCATAAAGGAAATCGTTTTTACTAAAAGTTTAAAGGGAAGGAAATTGAGGTTTTCTTCCTTTTTTATTTTCAGTCCCTAAATCGGAATTGAGCAATACTTTTATTATCTTTAGTTGACAAATATTCAACGTATGTTTTTTCATATTCCCGAACATTTAAAAGGTTTAACGGACGAAGAAGTTCAACGCTCTCATCAGAAATTTGGTTATAATCAAATGAAGCAAATTGAGAAAAGCAGTTGGCTGAAATTGCTATTCGACATCTTGCGCGAACCGATGTTGATTTTATTAATCATCATTGCAATTATTTATCTGGCTGTTGGAAATTACGGTGAGGCACTCTTCATGTTGGCGGCGATAATTCTAGTTTCCGGGATTTCTTTTTATCAGGACAATAGAAGTCAGAAAGCGCTGGAAGAATTAGAAAAACTCAACGAACCTTTAAGCCGAGTCATCAGAAATTCAAAGATTGTAGAAATTCCTACGCACGAAATTGCAGTTGGAGATCTGTGTATTACTGAGGAAGGAAAAATGATCAATGCCGATGGAAAAATCGTTCATAGCAATGATTTCTCTGTGAATGAATCCTCACTTACGGGTGAAAGTTTTTCTGTCTTTAAAGATAATACTTCGGAAGATCGGCAGGTTTACAATGGAACTTCCACCGTTTCTGGTCTGGCTGTTTTTGAAGTCGAACATATTGGTAAAGAAACCAAACTTGGTAAAATTGGTGAATCTATTTCCGCCATAAAAGATGAAAAATCTCCTCTACAAAAGCAGATTGAGCAGTTTTTGAAATACATGGCGATTATAGGAGTCACCGTTTTCCTTTTAGTTTGTGCCGTTAATTATTACCATACCCGAAATATTGTTGATTCCTTATTAAATGGATTGACTTTGGCAATGTCGATTTTGCCTGAAGAAATTCCCGTTGCTTTTACAACCTTCATGGCTCTCGGCGCCTGGAAATTAATGCGGGACGGCATCATTATTAAAAAAAGTAATATCGTTGAAACCTTAGGAAGTGCCACGGTTATTTGCACTGATAAAACGGGAACTATAACGGAAAATTCCATGCATCTAAAAGCCGTTTATGATTTTAGAGGTGACAAAGTTTTTAATGACCAGCAATTTAATGACGAATCGGTGACAGAACTGATCCAATATGCGATGTGGAGTAGTGAGCCCGTTCCTTTTGACCCGATGGAAAAATCCCTTCATCAGGTTTACGGCGAAACTCAAAAAGTAGATCTTCGTCCGGAATTTGAGATGTTTCATGAATATCCATTAGATGGAAAACCACCGATGATGACGCATCTTTTTAAAAATGAAAAAGGCGAACGAATCATTGCGGCAAAAGGTGCTCCTGAAGCCATCATTAATGTTTGTCAACTTTCTGAAGAAGATCAGATTAAAATCAGAAAAGAAATTGATGAGTTTGGAAAGCAAGGGTATCGACTTTTAGGAATTGCTAAATCAAACTTTCAAGGAGATGATTTTCCAAAAAAACAACAGGATATTCAGTTTGAATTTTTGGGAATGGTGGTTTTCTACGATCCGCCAAAGAAAGGAATCGACGAAGTTTTTAGAAAATTTAAAGAAGCCGGAATTAAGATAAAAGTAATCACCGGAGATAATGCTCAAACAACAAAAAGTATCGCTTTACAAGCCGGAATTAGAGGAGTTTCAAATCCAGTTAATGGTGTTGAAATCAGTCATCTGAGCGAAGAAGAATTAATGAAAGTAGTCGATCAAAAAGTATTGTTTACCAGAATGTTTCCGGAAGCAAAACTTTGCGTCATTAATGCTTTAAAAAAGAATAATGAAGTAGTAGTCATGCTTGGCGATGGCGTTAATGATGGACCAGCCTTAAAAGCCGCACACATCGGAGTTGCGATGGGCGAGAAAGGAACTGAAATCGCAAAAGCCGCTGCAGTAGTTATTTTGACAAATGATGATTTGGGAAAATTAGTGACTGCGATTGCGGCCGGACGTAGGATTTATACCAACATTAAAAAAGCAGTTCAGTATATTATTTCGATTCATATTCCAATTATTCTGACGGTTTCCTTGCCCTTATTTTTAGGTTGGGCTTTTCCCCAAATTTTTACGCCGGTTCACGTTATATTTTTAGAATTGGTGATGGGTCCAACCTGTTCCATCGTTTATGAAAATGAACCGATGGAAAAGAATACGATGACGCAAAAACCGCGGCCAATGTCGGAAACCTTCCTAACGATGAGGGAATTGATCATCAGTATTATTCAGGGATTAGTGATTACCGCCGGAGTTCTGTTCATTTACCAGTTAACGTATAGAAATGGAGGTAATGAAGTTATGACGAGATCGATGGTTTTTACCACTTTAATTTTCGCGAATATCTTACTGAGTTTTGCGAACAGATCGTTTTACTATACGATGTTTGAAAGTTTCAGGAATAAGAACAATCTTTTAATTTATATTACTTTAGGAACCTTAGGTATGTTAATGATTATGCTGTATGTTGGTCCGGTTACTCAATTCTTTAAGTTGAACTCATTGAATCTGAACCAACTTTTAACGGCAGGTTCTGCAGCAATTATTTCGGTCATGTGGTTTGAAATCTATAAACTGTTAAAGAGGATATTTAATAGTAAGAAAGATGAAATTTAATTCGCGTTCGACTACCTTTTTTAAGTGGAATTTAAATCAAGATTTTTTTAATAATTTTATATAAAATACGAATCATGAAAATCGCAACTTATAATGTAAATGGAGTAAACGGTCGACTGCCGGTTCTTATAAAATGGCTCAGTGAAGAAAAACCTGATGTCGTTTGTTTGCAGGAATTGAAAGCTCCGCAAGAAAAATTCCCTGAAGCAGAAATTTTAGAAGCAGGTTATCATGCTGTTTGGGTCGGACAAAAAAGTTGGAATGGAGTTGCGATCTTAACGAAAACGCAAAAAGCAACAGTTGTCAGAACTGCCTTACCAGGCGATGAAACCGACGAACAAAGCCGTTACTTAGAAGTGAAGATGAATGATTTAACAATCGTTTGTGTTTACGTACCTAACGGAAATCCAACTCCCGGTGAGAAATATGATTATAAATTGAGATGGTTGGAAAGACTGGATGCTCAGGCAGAACTTTTAATAAGTTCGGGAAAACCGGTCATCATCACGGGAGATTTTAATATTATTCCAACGGAGAATGATGTTTATAAACCGGAAAAATATAAAAAAGACGCTCTTTTTCTACCTGAAGTTCGGACTTCTTTTCAGAATTTAATTGCGCAAGGTTGGAC
This genomic window contains:
- a CDS encoding NAD(P)/FAD-dependent oxidoreductase; the encoded protein is MITTDILIIGAGPTGLFTVFEAGLLKLKCHLIDALPQPGGQLTELYPKKPIFDIPGFPAINAGALVDNLMEQIKQFQPGFTLGETAQTLTKLEDGTFEVITNKGTVHHAKAVAIAGGLGTFEPRKPVLDNLSAYEENGVEYFIKEPEHLRNKKVVIAGGGDSALDWSIFLADIASEVTLIHRRNEFRGALDSVEKVQALKDQGKIHMMTPAEVRGLKGDGKLSAITIEKEGEIFDLETDYFIPLFGLTPKLGDIANWGLEIEKNAIVVNNALDYQTNIPGVYAIGDVNTYPGKLKLILCGFHEATLMCQSVYNMLNPGKKFVLKYTTVSGIDGFDGSRKEAEKAVVMKID
- a CDS encoding 2Fe-2S iron-sulfur cluster-binding protein; translated protein: MQDITLKITDRNGDLHEVVAPTDMSMNLMEVIRSYELAEEGTIGVCGGMAMCASCQVYVVEGSDKLTEMGAEEDAMLSEAFYVQENSRLGCQIHITEDIDGLEVAIAPYP
- a CDS encoding cation-translocating P-type ATPase, producing the protein MFFHIPEHLKGLTDEEVQRSHQKFGYNQMKQIEKSSWLKLLFDILREPMLILLIIIAIIYLAVGNYGEALFMLAAIILVSGISFYQDNRSQKALEELEKLNEPLSRVIRNSKIVEIPTHEIAVGDLCITEEGKMINADGKIVHSNDFSVNESSLTGESFSVFKDNTSEDRQVYNGTSTVSGLAVFEVEHIGKETKLGKIGESISAIKDEKSPLQKQIEQFLKYMAIIGVTVFLLVCAVNYYHTRNIVDSLLNGLTLAMSILPEEIPVAFTTFMALGAWKLMRDGIIIKKSNIVETLGSATVICTDKTGTITENSMHLKAVYDFRGDKVFNDQQFNDESVTELIQYAMWSSEPVPFDPMEKSLHQVYGETQKVDLRPEFEMFHEYPLDGKPPMMTHLFKNEKGERIIAAKGAPEAIINVCQLSEEDQIKIRKEIDEFGKQGYRLLGIAKSNFQGDDFPKKQQDIQFEFLGMVVFYDPPKKGIDEVFRKFKEAGIKIKVITGDNAQTTKSIALQAGIRGVSNPVNGVEISHLSEEELMKVVDQKVLFTRMFPEAKLCVINALKKNNEVVVMLGDGVNDGPALKAAHIGVAMGEKGTEIAKAAAVVILTNDDLGKLVTAIAAGRRIYTNIKKAVQYIISIHIPIILTVSLPLFLGWAFPQIFTPVHVIFLELVMGPTCSIVYENEPMEKNTMTQKPRPMSETFLTMRELIISIIQGLVITAGVLFIYQLTYRNGGNEVMTRSMVFTTLIFANILLSFANRSFYYTMFESFRNKNNLLIYITLGTLGMLMIMLYVGPVTQFFKLNSLNLNQLLTAGSAAIISVMWFEIYKLLKRIFNSKKDEI
- the xth gene encoding exodeoxyribonuclease III — translated: MKIATYNVNGVNGRLPVLIKWLSEEKPDVVCLQELKAPQEKFPEAEILEAGYHAVWVGQKSWNGVAILTKTQKATVVRTALPGDETDEQSRYLEVKMNDLTIVCVYVPNGNPTPGEKYDYKLRWLERLDAQAELLISSGKPVIITGDFNIIPTENDVYKPEKYKKDALFLPEVRTSFQNLIAQGWTDGLRHLYPEETIYTFYDYFRKAYERNAGMRIDHFLLSPDILPHLKNGGVDKEVRGWEKSSDHVPTWIELENI